A region from the Gavia stellata isolate bGavSte3 chromosome 12, bGavSte3.hap2, whole genome shotgun sequence genome encodes:
- the LOC132317927 gene encoding PHD finger protein 7-like gives MERAPASTEQACMLCRRAEADPDICGCKLEKEGLCAHVFCLFFANKLYQQQLQELGLMVFFPEDIRRTIQRAARKACFVCGEKGAAITCHETGCKRSFHLPCAVEGGCVTQFFPQYRSFCWEHRPEQAVEAAPDENTTCLICLDPVGDRKSYGTMVCPACKHAWFHRGCIQGQAARAGISCFQCPLCRDKEEFVLEMLTMGIRIPFRLPSWENSHGYAALYERHGRCDASECLCPGGREQAEEEGPWQLLLCCSCAAEGTHRRCAYSGNSTASWECNSCAGLGTDSSAALELAGPSTASQSGSGHAASGPSHGSPVLEGSSRSSPPGPKRVRDRSRLRRRAQTPYSRPRRRPESRRAPAPSAESRSPRQAALGTSHGSPAPDISSPSTASQLPSGSSSAFPALDSGSCSSLPGPVRTRDHSRLRRRAQNPYSRPGRRHETSRAPSPSAGPPPPPPAQ, from the exons ATGGAGAGGGCCCCCGCCTCGACGGAGCAGG cgtGCATGCTGTGTCGCCGGGCAGAGGCTGACCCGGACATCTGTGGGTgcaaactggagaaggaagggctcTGTGCCCACGTGTTTTGCCTG tttttcgcCAACAAGCTTTATCAGCAACAGCTCCAGGAATTAGGACTCATGGTATTTTTCCCTGAGGATATTCGACGCACCATCCAGCGGGCAGCGCGGAAG GCCTGCTTCGTCTGTGGCGAGAAAGGGGCCGCCATCACCTGCCACGAGACGGGCTGCAAGCgcagcttccatctcccctgtgccGTGGAGGGTGGATGCGTCACCCAGTTCTTTCCTCAGTACAg gtccttctgctgggagcaccgcccagagcaggcagtggaggcGGCTCCGGACGAGAACACCACCTGCCTCATCTGCCTGgaccctgtgggggacagaAAGTCCTACGGCACCATGGTGTGCCCAGCGTGCAAACACGCCTGGTTCCACAGGGGCTGCATCCAG ggacaggctgcgcgcgctggcatttcttgcttccagtgCCCGCTCTGTAGAGATAAGGAAGAGTTTGTCCTGGAAATGCTCACCATGGGGATCCGAATCCCCTTCAG gCTGCCATCATGGGAGAACAGCCATGGATATGCAGCACTATATGAGAGGCACGGCCGCTGCGATGCCAGCGAGTGCCTTtgtccaggaggcagggagcaggcagaagaaGAGGG GCCCTGgcaactgctcctgtgctgctcctgtgctgccgaGGGCACCCACAGACGCTGCGCCTACTCGGGGAACAGCACGGCCAGCTGGGAGtgcaacagctgtgctggcctgggcaccg ACTCCAGTGCCGCCTTGGAGCTTGctggccccagcactgccagccagtCAGGATCGGG CCATGCAGCATCAGGGCCGTCCCATGGCTCCCCAGTGCTTGAGGGCAGCAGCCGTTCCAGCCCACCTGGGCCCAAGCGGGTGCGAGACCGCTCCCGCTTGCGACGTCGGGCCCAAACTCCCTACAGCCGGCCCAGAAGACGCCCTGAGAGCAGACGCGCCCCAGCACCAagcgctgagagcaggagccccCGCCAGGCTGCGCTGGGGACGTCCCACGGCTCCCCGGCACCCGAcatcagcagccccagcaccgccagccagctgccatcggggtcctcctctgccttcccagcgcTCGACAgcggcagctgctccagcctccctgggcccGTGCGGACACGAGACCACTCCCGCTTGCGGCGTCGGGCCCAAAATCCATACAGCCGGCCCGGACGCCGCCACGAGACCAGCCGTGCGCCGTCCCCGAGTGCtggccctcctccccctccaccggcacaataa
- the LOC132317926 gene encoding PHD finger protein 7-like encodes MERAPASTEQACMLCRRAEADPDICGCKLEKEGLCAHVFCLFFANELYQQQLQELGLMGFLPEDIRRTIQQAARKACFVCGENGAAITCHETDCDRSFHLPCAVEGGCVTQFLPQYRSFCWEHRPEQAVEAAPEENTTCLICLDPVGDRKSYGTMVCPACKHAWFHRGCIQGQAARAGISCFQCPLCRDKEEFVLEMLTVGIRIPFRLPSWENSRAYAALYERHGRCDASECLCPGGREQAEEEGPWQLLLCCSCAAEGTHRRCAYSGNSTASWECNSCAGLGTDSSAALELAGPSTASQSGSGHAASGPSHGSPVLEGSSRSSPPGPKRVRDRSRLRRRAQTPYSRPRRRRESRHAPAPSAESRTPHQAALGPSHGSPAPDISSPSTASQLPSGSSSAFPALESGSCSSLPGPVRTRDHSRLRRRAQNPYSRPGCRHETSRAPSPSAGPPPPPPAQ; translated from the exons ATGGAGAGGGCCCCCGCCTCGACGGAGCAGG cgtGCATGCTGTGTCGCCGAGCAGAGGCTGACCCGGACATCTGTGGGTgcaaactggagaaggaagggctcTGTGCCCACGTGTTTTGCCTG tttttcgcCAACGAGCTTTATCAGCAACAGCTCCAGGAATTAGGACTCATGGGATTTCTCCCTGAGGATATTCGACGCACCATCCAGCAGGCAGCGCGGAAG gCCTGCTTCGTCTGTGGCGAGAATGGGGCCGCCATCACCTGCCACGAGACAGACTGCGACCgcagcttccatctcccctgtgccGTGGAGGGTGGATGCGTCACCCAGTTCCTTCCTCAGTACAg gtccttctgctgggagcaccgcccagagcaggcagtggaggcGGCTCCggaggagaacaccacctgcctcatctgcctggaccctgtgggggacagaAAGTCCTACGGCACTATGGTGTGCCCAGCGTGCAAACACGCCTGGTTCCACAGGGGCTGCATCCAG ggacaggctgcgcgcgctggcatttcttgcttccagtgCCCGCTCTGTAGAGATAAGGAAGAGTTTGTCCTGGAAATGCTCACCGTGGGGATCCGAATCCCCTTCAG GCTGCCATCATGGGAGAACAGCCGTGCATACGCAGCACTATATGAGAGGCACGGCCGCTGCGATGCCAGCGAGTGCCTTtgtccaggaggcagggagcaggcagaagaaGAGGG GCCCTGgcaactgctcctgtgctgctcctgtgctgccgaGGGCACCCACAGACGCTGCGCCTACTCGGGGAACAGCACGGCCAGCTGGGAGtgcaacagctgtgctggcctgggcaccg ACTCCAGTGCCGCCTTGGAGCTTGctggccccagcactgccagccagtCAGGATCGGG CCATGCAGCATCAGGGCCGTCCCATGGCTCCCCAGTGCTTGAGGGCAGCAGCCGTTCCAGCCCACCTGGGCCCAAGCGGGTGCGAGACCGCTCCCGCTTGCGACGTCGGGCCCAAACTCCCTACAGCCGGCCCAGAAGACGCCGTGAGAGCAGACATGCCCCGGCACCAAGCGCTGAGAGCAGGACCCCTCACCAGGCTGCACTGGGGCCGTCCCACGGCTCCCCGGCACCCGAcatcagcagccccagcaccgccagccagctgccatcggggtcctcctctgccttcccagcgcTCGAGAgcggcagctgctccagcctccctgggcccGTGCGGACACGAGACCACTCCCGCTTGCGGCGTCGGGCCCAAAATCCATACAGCCGGCCCGGATGCCGCCACGAGACCAGCCGTGCGCCGTCCCCGAGTGCtggccctcctccccctccaccggcacaataa
- the LOC132317929 gene encoding PHD finger protein 7-like → MERAPASTEQACMLCRRAEADPDICGCKLEKEGLCAHVFCLFFANKLYQQQLQELGLMLFFPEDIRRTIQRAARKACFVCGEKGAAITCHETGCKRSFHLPCAVEGGCVTQFFPQYRSFCWEHRPEQAVEAAPDENTTCLICLDPVGDRKSYGTMVCPACKHAWFHRGCIQGQAARAGISCFQCPLCRDKEEFVLEMLTMGIRIPFRLPSWENSHGYAALYERHGRCDASECLCPGGREQAEEEGPWQLLLCCSCAAEGTHRRCAYSGNSTASWECNSCAGLGTDSSAALELAGPSTASQSGSGHAASGPSHGSPVLEGSSRSSPPGPKRVRDRSRLRRRAQTPYSRPRRRPESRRAPAPSAESRSPRQAALGTSHGSPAPDISSPSTASQLPSGSSSAFPALESGSCSSLPGPVRTRDHSRLRRRAQNPYSRPGRRHETSRAPSPSAGPPPPPPAQ, encoded by the exons ATGGAGAGGGCCCCCGCCTCGACGGAGCAGG cgtGCATGCTGTGTCGCCGGGCAGAGGCTGACCCGGACATCTGTGGGTgcaaactggagaaggaagggctcTGTGCCCACGTGTTTTGCCTG tttttcgcCAACAAGCTTTATCAGCAACAGCTCCAGGAATTAGGACTCATGTTATTTTTCCCTGAGGATATTCGACGCACCATCCAGCGGGCAGCGCGGAAG GCCTGCTTCGTCTGTGGCGAGAAAGGGGCCGCCATCACCTGCCACGAGACGGGCTGCAAGCgcagcttccatctcccctgtgccGTGGAGGGTGGATGCGTCACCCAGTTCTTTCCTCAGTACAg gtccttctgctgggagcaccgcccagagcaggcagtggaggcGGCTCCGGACGAGAACACCACCTGCCTCATCTGCCTGgaccctgtgggggacagaAAGTCCTACGGCACCATGGTGTGCCCAGCGTGCAAACACGCCTGGTTCCACAGGGGCTGCATCCAG ggacaggctgcgcgcgctggcatttcttgcttccagtgCCCGCTCTGTAGAGATAAGGAAGAGTTTGTCCTGGAAATGCTCACCATGGGGATCCGAATCCCCTTCAG gCTGCCATCATGGGAGAACAGCCATGGATATGCAGCACTATATGAGAGGCACGGCCGCTGCGATGCCAGCGAGTGCCTTtgtccaggaggcagggagcaggcagaagaaGAGGG GCCCTGgcaactgctcctgtgctgctcctgtgctgccgaGGGCACCCACAGACGCTGCGCCTACTCGGGGAACAGCACGGCCAGCTGGGAGtgcaacagctgtgctggcctgggcaccg ACTCCAGTGCCGCCTTGGAGCTTGctggccccagcactgccagccagtCAGGATCGGG CCATGCAGCATCAGGGCCGTCCCATGGCTCCCCAGTGCTTGAGGGCAGCAGCCGTTCCAGCCCACCTGGGCCCAAGCGGGTGCGAGACCGCTCCCGCTTGCGACGTCGGGCCCAAACTCCCTACAGCCGGCCCAGAAGACGCCCTGAGAGCAGACGCGCCCCAGCACCAagcgctgagagcaggagccccCGCCAGGCTGCGCTGGGGACGTCCCACGGCTCCCCGGCACCCGAcatcagcagccccagcaccgccagccagctgccatcggggtcctcctctgccttcccagcgcTCGAGAgcggcagctgctccagcctccctgggcccGTGCGGACACGAGACCACTCCCGCTTGCGGCGTCGGGCCCAAAATCCATACAGCCGGCCCGGACGCCGCCACGAGACCAGCCGTGCGCCGTCCCCGAGTGCtggccctcctccccctccaccggcacaataa
- the LOC132317928 gene encoding PHD finger protein 7-like has protein sequence MERAPASTEQACMLCRRAEADPDICGCKLEKEGLCAHVFCLFFANKLYQQQLQELGLMVFFPEDIRRTIQRAARKACFVCGEKGAAITCHETGCKRSFHLPCAVEGGCVTQFFPQYRSFCWEHRPEQAVEAAPDENTTCLICLDPVGDRKSYGTMVCPACKHAWFHRGCIQGQAARAGISCFQCPLCRDKEEFVLEMLTMGIRIPFRLPSWENSHGYAALYERHGRCDASECLCPGGREQAEEEGPWQLLLCCSCAAEGTHRRCAYSGNSTASWECNSCAGLGTDSSAALELAGPSTASQSGSGHAASGPSHGSPVLEGSSRSSPPGPKRVRDRSRLRRRAQTPYSRPRRRPESRRAPAPSAESRSPRQAALGTSHGSPAPDISSPSTASQLPSGSSSAFPALESGSCSSLPGPVRTRDHSRLRRRAQNPYSRPGRRHETSRAPSPSAGPPPPPPAQ, from the exons ATGGAGAGGGCCCCCGCCTCGACGGAGCAGG cgtGCATGCTGTGTCGCCGGGCAGAGGCTGACCCGGACATCTGTGGGTgcaaactggagaaggaagggctcTGTGCCCACGTGTTTTGCCTG tttttcgcCAACAAGCTTTATCAGCAACAGCTCCAGGAATTAGGACTCATGGTATTTTTCCCTGAGGATATTCGACGCACCATCCAGCGGGCAGCGCGGAAG GCCTGCTTCGTCTGTGGCGAGAAAGGGGCCGCCATCACCTGCCACGAGACGGGCTGCAAGCgcagcttccatctcccctgtgccGTGGAGGGTGGATGCGTCACCCAGTTCTTTCCTCAGTACAg gtccttctgctgggagcaccgcccagagcaggcagtggaggcGGCTCCGGACGAGAACACCACCTGCCTCATCTGCCTGgaccctgtgggggacagaAAGTCCTACGGCACCATGGTGTGCCCAGCGTGCAAACACGCCTGGTTCCACAGGGGCTGCATCCAG ggacaggctgcgcgcgctggcatttcttgcttccagtgCCCACTCTGTAGAGATAAGGAAGAGTTTGTCCTGGAAATGCTCACCATGGGGATCCGAATCCCCTTCAG gCTGCCATCATGGGAGAACAGCCATGGATATGCAGCACTATATGAGAGGCACGGCCGCTGCGATGCCAGCGAGTGCCTTtgtccaggaggcagggagcaggcagaagaaGAGGG GCCCTGgcaactgctcctgtgctgctcctgtgctgccgaGGGCACCCACAGACGCTGCGCCTACTCGGGGAACAGCACGGCCAGCTGGGAGtgcaacagctgtgctggcctgggcaccg ACTCCAGTGCCGCCTTGGAGCTTGctggccccagcactgccagccagtCAGGATCGGG CCATGCAGCATCAGGGCCGTCCCATGGCTCCCCAGTGCTTGAGGGCAGCAGCCGTTCCAGCCCACCTGGGCCCAAGCGGGTGCGAGACCGCTCCCGCTTGCGACGTCGGGCCCAAACTCCCTACAGCCGGCCCAGAAGACGCCCTGAGAGCAGACGCGCCCCAGCACCAagcgctgagagcaggagccccCGCCAGGCTGCGCTGGGGACGTCCCACGGCTCCCCGGCACCCGAcatcagcagccccagcaccgccagccagctgccatcggggtcctcctctgccttcccagcgcTCGAGAgcggcagctgctccagcctccctgggcccGTGCGGACACGAGACCACTCCCGCTTGCGGCGTCGGGCCCAAAATCCATACAGCCGGCCCGGACGCCGCCACGAGACCAGCCGTGCGCCGTCCCCGAGTGCtggccctcctccccctccaccggcacaataa
- the LOC132317925 gene encoding LOW QUALITY PROTEIN: PHD finger protein 7-like (The sequence of the model RefSeq protein was modified relative to this genomic sequence to represent the inferred CDS: inserted 4 bases in 2 codons), with protein sequence MERAPASTEQACMLCRRAEADPDICGCKLEKEGLCAHVFCLFFANELYQQQLQELGLMGFLPEDIRRTIQQAARKACFVCGENGAAITCHETDCDRSFHLPCAVEGGCVTQFLPQYRSFCWEHRPEQAVEAAPEENTTCLICLDPVGDRKSYGTMVCPACKHAWFHRGCIQVGXPFPWPRATAGAQQHQGXSLVLLMFLLQGQAARAGISCFQCPLCRDKEEFVLEMLTVGIRIPFRLPSWENSRAYAALYERHGRCDASECLCPGGREQAEEEGPWQLLLCCSCAAEGTHRRCAYSGNSTASWECNSCAGLGTDSSAALELAGPSTASQSGSGLSHGSPAPETSSPSTSSQAALVQSLGSPAPETSSPSSASQAPSGSLPLQDSLRSSPPGPEWVRERSRLQRRAQTPYSRPSRHGGRSRAPAPSAESSTPSQAVLGLSHSSLVPETSSPSTGSHEASGSSCGSPAPEASSPSTGSHAASGPSHGSPVLEGSSRSSPPGPKRVRDRSRLRHLDSPMLDFAFLFSYSGGA encoded by the exons ATGGAGAGGGCCCCCGCCTCGACGGAGCAGG cgtGCATGCTGTGTCGCCGGGCAGAGGCTGACCCGGACATCTGTGGGTgcaaactggagaaggaagggctcTGTGCCCACGTGTTTTGCCTG tttttcgcCAACGAGCTTTATCAGCAACAGCTCCAGGAATTAGGACTCATGGGATTTCTCCCTGAGGATATTCGACGCACCATCCAGCAGGCAGCGCGGAAG gCCTGCTTCGTCTGTGGCGAGAATGGGGCCGCCATCACCTGCCACGAGACAGACTGCGACCgcagcttccatctcccctgtgccGTGGAGGGTGGATGCGTCACCCAGTTCCTTCCTCAGTACAg gtccttctgctgggagcaccgcccagagcaggcagtggaggcGGCTCCggaggagaacaccacctgcctcatctgcctggaccctgtgggggacagaAAGTCCTACGGCACTATGGTGTGCCCAGCGTGCAAACACGCCTGGTTCCACAGGGGCTGCATCCAGGTAGG GCCCTTCCCTTGGCCCCGGGCCACGGCAGGcgctcagcagcaccaggg ctcACTCGTGCTCCTTATGTttctcctgcagggacaggctgcgcgcgctggcatttcttgcttccagtgCCCGCTCTGTAGAGATAAGGAAGAGTTTGTCCTGGAAATGCTCACCGTGGGGATCCGAATCCCCTTCAG GCTGCCATCATGGGAGAACAGCCGTGCATACGCAGCACTATATGAGAGGCACGGCCGCTGCGATGCCAGCGAGTGCCTTtgtccaggaggcagggagcaggcagaagaaGAGGG GCCCTGgcaactgctcctgtgctgctcctgtgctgccgaGGGCACCCACAGACGCTGCGCCTACTCGGGGAACAGCACGGCCAGCTGGGAGtgcaacagctgtgctggcctgggcaccg ACTCCAGTGCCGCCTTGGAGCTTGctggccccagcactgccagccagtCAGGATCGGGGCTTTCCCACGGCTCTCCGGCACccgagaccagcagccccagcaccagcagccaggcgGCATTGGTGCAATCTCTCGGATCTCCAGCaccagagaccagcagccccagcagtgccagtCAGGCGCCATCGGGCTCCCTGCCACTTCAGGACAGCCTCCGCTCCAGCCCCCCTGGGCCCGAGTGGGTGCGAGAGCGCTCCCGCTTGCAACGTCGGGCCCAAACACCATACAGCCGGCCCAGCAGACACGGTGGCAGGAGCCGTGCGCCAGCACCgagtgctgagagcagcactcccagccaggcggtgctggggctgtcccacAGCTCGCTGGTACcggagaccagcagccccagcaccggcAGCCACGAAGCATCGGGGTCTTCCTGTGGCTCCCCAGCACCGGaggccagcagccccagcactgggagCCATGCAGCATCAGGGCCGTCCCATGGCTCCCCAGTGCTTGAGGGCAGCAGCCGTTCCAGCCCACCTGGGCCCAAGCGGGTGCGAGACCGCTCCCGCTTGCGAC ACCTGGATTCTCCAATGCTGGATTTCgcattcctcttttcctactCCGGTGGCGCCTGA